A genomic window from Megalobrama amblycephala isolate DHTTF-2021 linkage group LG2, ASM1881202v1, whole genome shotgun sequence includes:
- the LOC125263600 gene encoding SLAM family member 5-like — protein sequence MEGDSVSLNTDVQVQRGDQIVWTFGPQNTRIAEIIKRDQINYIFVSNDGIFRDRLQMENHTGSLTIRNTRSEHTGLYELTVISSRKTLKRFNVTVYAPLPFPVISSNSSNCSSSSSSSSVSSVSKCALVCLAVNVSHVTLSWYKGNSLLSSISVSDLSISLSLPLEVEYQDKNTYSCVINNPIRNQTKHLIANGLCHTCEEQSHHSYFTLIITVCVCLLVFMSAVILINACCRKFCQVQQKELTITEEQIMSEYTQIIYCLQTEDLPQIALLDVDKKCHL from the exons atggagggagattctgtctCTCTAAACACTGATGTTCAAGTACAGAGAGGTGATCAGATAGTGTGGACATTTGGACCTCAAAACACTCGAATAGCTGAAATCATTAAAAGGGACCAAATAAACTATATATTTGTCAGTAATGATGGGATATTCAGAGACAGACTCCAGATGGAGAATCacactggatctctgaccatcagaAACACCAGATCTGAACACACTGGACTTTATGAACTGACCGTCATCAGCAGTAGAAAAACACTGAAGAGATTCAATGTTACTGTGtatg CTCCTCTACCCTTTCCTGTCATTTCCAGTAACTCTTCAAActgttcatcatcatcatcatcatcatcagtgtcATCAGTGTCAAAATGTGCACTGGTGTGTTtagctgtgaatgtgagtcatgtgactctctcctggtacaaaggaaacagtttattgtccagcatcagtgtgtctgatctcagcatcagtctctctctacctctggaggtggaatatcaggataaaaacacctacagctgtgtgatcAACAATCCCATCAGAAACCAGACCAAACATCTCATAGCCAATGgactctgtcacacatgtgaag AACAGAGCCATCATTCATATTTTACTCTGATAataacagtctgtgtgtgtctgttggTGTTCATGTCTGCTGTTATACTGATTAACGCTTGCTGCAGGAAATTCTGTCAAGTGCAGCAAAAAG AACTGACAATCACAGAAGAGCAAATCATGTCAGAATACACTCAGATCATCTACTGTCTTCAGACGGAAGATCTGCCACAG ATCGCCTTACTGGATGTGGACAAAAAGTGTCATTTGTGA
- the LOC125263578 gene encoding uncharacterized protein LOC125263578 isoform X1: protein MVYASVCLWLLGVLKLTQQQPQPPSSTVNGVSVYTDETETISVMEGDSVTLNTDVIEIQTHRLIVWTFRLKGSDTVIVEIYKGIISVYDSENDERFRDRLQIDEQTGSLTITNINRLHSGLYKLQIMNKDIIYKNFNVAVYALLTVPVISDSPQKPSVSESSSNYNCSLLCSVVNVSHVTLSWYKGNSLLSSISVSDLSISLSLPLEIQCLDDSYSCVVSYSFTNQTKHLNITDLCHTCPGPSQHLFLTVIVVLLLVAIAGVVLMYCYCKNYKRVKQEAQNTEDQVSYTDVTLSTHRASDMEIVGRDQTEYSRVAFR from the exons ATGGTTTACGCATCTGTTTGCTTATGGCTTTTAGGAG TTTTAAAGTTGACACAGCAGCAGCCTCAGCCACCCAGCTCAACAGTAAATG GCGTTTCTGTTTATACAGATGAAACGGAGACAAtatcagtgatggagggagattcggTCACTCTAAACACTGATGTTATTGAAATACAGACACATCGTCTGATAGTGTGGACATTTAGACTCAAAGGTTCAgatactgttatagttgaaaTCTATAAAGGGATCATCTCTGTTTATGATAGTGAGAAtgatgagagattcagagacagactacAGATAGATGAGCAGAcaggatctctgaccatcacaaacatcaacAGATTACACTCTGGACTTTATAAACTACAGATCATGAATAAAGACATCATATACAAGAATTTCAATGTTGCTGTCTATG CTCTTTTaactgttcctgtcatcagtgATTCTCCACAAAAACCTTCAGTATCAGAAAGTTCATCAAACTATAATTGTTCACTGCTGTGTTCAgttgtgaatgtgagtcatgtgactctctcctggtacaaaggaaacagtttattgtccagcatcagtgtgtctgatctcagcatcagtctctctctacctctggagatTCAGTGTCTGGATGATTCCTACAGCTGTGTGGTGTCTTATTCATTCACCAACCAGACTAAACACCTCAACATCACTGATCTCTGTCACACGTGTCCAG GACCCAGTCAGCATTTATTTCTCACAGTCATTGTTGTACTGCTGCTAGTGGCCATAGCGGGGGTTGTGTTGATGTATTGTTACTGTAAAAACTACAAACGAGTGAAACAAGAAG CTCAGAATACTGAGGATCAGGTCAGTTATACCGATGTGACACTTAGCACACACCGAGCTTCAGATATG GAGATTGTTGGACGGGATCAGACAGAGTATTCAAGAGTTGCTTTTAGATGA
- the LOC125263578 gene encoding uncharacterized protein LOC125263578 isoform X3 — protein sequence MVYASVCLWLLGVLKLTQQQPQPPSSTVNGVSVYTDETETISVMEGDSVTLNTDVIEIQTHRLIVWTFRLKGSDTVIVEIYKGIISVYDSENDERFRDRLQIDEQTGSLTITNINRLHSGLYKLQIMNKDIIYKNFNVAVYALLTVPVISDSPQKPSVSESSSNYNCSLLCSVVNVSHVTLSWYKGNSLLSSISVSDLSISLSLPLEIQCLDDSYSCVVSYSFTNQTKHLNITDLCHTCPGVSTFNKLCIFVGADLKL from the exons ATGGTTTACGCATCTGTTTGCTTATGGCTTTTAGGAG TTTTAAAGTTGACACAGCAGCAGCCTCAGCCACCCAGCTCAACAGTAAATG GCGTTTCTGTTTATACAGATGAAACGGAGACAAtatcagtgatggagggagattcggTCACTCTAAACACTGATGTTATTGAAATACAGACACATCGTCTGATAGTGTGGACATTTAGACTCAAAGGTTCAgatactgttatagttgaaaTCTATAAAGGGATCATCTCTGTTTATGATAGTGAGAAtgatgagagattcagagacagactacAGATAGATGAGCAGAcaggatctctgaccatcacaaacatcaacAGATTACACTCTGGACTTTATAAACTACAGATCATGAATAAAGACATCATATACAAGAATTTCAATGTTGCTGTCTATG CTCTTTTaactgttcctgtcatcagtgATTCTCCACAAAAACCTTCAGTATCAGAAAGTTCATCAAACTATAATTGTTCACTGCTGTGTTCAgttgtgaatgtgagtcatgtgactctctcctggtacaaaggaaacagtttattgtccagcatcagtgtgtctgatctcagcatcagtctctctctacctctggagatTCAGTGTCTGGATGATTCCTACAGCTGTGTGGTGTCTTATTCATTCACCAACCAGACTAAACACCTCAACATCACTGATCTCTGTCACACGTGTCCAGGTGTGTCAACATTCAACAAACTCTGCATCTT TGTAGGTGCTGATTTGAAACTATGA
- the LOC125263578 gene encoding uncharacterized protein LOC125263578 isoform X2, which yields MVYASVCLWLLGVLKLTQQQPQPPSSTVNGVSVYTDETETISVMEGDSVTLNTDVIEIQTHRLIVWTFRLKGSDTVIVEIYKGIISVYDSENDERFRDRLQIDEQTGSLTITNINRLHSGLYKLQIMNKDIIYKNFNVAVYALLTVPVISDSPQKPSVSESSSNYNCSLLCSVVNVSHVTLSWYKGNSLLSSISVSDLSISLSLPLEIQCLDDSYSCVVSYSFTNQTKHLNITDLCHTCPGVSTFNKLCILTQSAFISHSHCCTAASGHSGGCVDVLLL from the exons ATGGTTTACGCATCTGTTTGCTTATGGCTTTTAGGAG TTTTAAAGTTGACACAGCAGCAGCCTCAGCCACCCAGCTCAACAGTAAATG GCGTTTCTGTTTATACAGATGAAACGGAGACAAtatcagtgatggagggagattcggTCACTCTAAACACTGATGTTATTGAAATACAGACACATCGTCTGATAGTGTGGACATTTAGACTCAAAGGTTCAgatactgttatagttgaaaTCTATAAAGGGATCATCTCTGTTTATGATAGTGAGAAtgatgagagattcagagacagactacAGATAGATGAGCAGAcaggatctctgaccatcacaaacatcaacAGATTACACTCTGGACTTTATAAACTACAGATCATGAATAAAGACATCATATACAAGAATTTCAATGTTGCTGTCTATG CTCTTTTaactgttcctgtcatcagtgATTCTCCACAAAAACCTTCAGTATCAGAAAGTTCATCAAACTATAATTGTTCACTGCTGTGTTCAgttgtgaatgtgagtcatgtgactctctcctggtacaaaggaaacagtttattgtccagcatcagtgtgtctgatctcagcatcagtctctctctacctctggagatTCAGTGTCTGGATGATTCCTACAGCTGTGTGGTGTCTTATTCATTCACCAACCAGACTAAACACCTCAACATCACTGATCTCTGTCACACGTGTCCAGGTGTGTCAACATTCAACAAACTCTGCATCTT GACCCAGTCAGCATTTATTTCTCACAGTCATTGTTGTACTGCTGCTAGTGGCCATAGCGGGGGTTGTGTTGATGTATTGTTACTGTAA